A window of the Actinobacillus genomosp. 1 genome harbors these coding sequences:
- a CDS encoding ABC transporter ATP-binding protein translates to MNCIEIHQLHFAFKQQVIFNNFDFVLPKGKWCALLGASGIGKSTLLRLIAGLETTSIGSIELASGTKIAWLAQQDSLFPWLSVLDNVQLDAHLQGRKNAETLAKAEQLLAAVNMSEHKNKPCYQLSGGQRQRVALARTLMRDADLILMDEPFSALDAVTRLQLQQLAAQLLADKTVLLITHDPQEAIRLADQIYILKHQPTQLSDVIEPLSKAPRFSANTEQWQLEQRLLDMLSNDTKGGKNV, encoded by the coding sequence ATGAATTGTATCGAAATTCATCAGTTGCATTTTGCATTCAAACAGCAGGTTATTTTTAATAACTTCGACTTCGTATTGCCGAAAGGTAAATGGTGCGCTTTGCTCGGTGCATCGGGGATTGGTAAATCAACCTTACTGCGTTTAATTGCCGGATTGGAAACAACGTCAATCGGTTCAATCGAACTTGCCTCCGGTACGAAAATTGCTTGGCTTGCTCAACAAGACTCCTTATTTCCTTGGCTGTCCGTATTAGATAACGTGCAGTTAGATGCTCATTTACAAGGTAGGAAAAATGCGGAAACCTTAGCTAAGGCAGAGCAATTGTTAGCGGCGGTAAATATGTCGGAACATAAAAATAAGCCTTGTTACCAACTTTCCGGCGGACAACGCCAGCGAGTAGCTTTGGCTCGTACATTAATGCGAGATGCGGATCTTATCCTTATGGACGAGCCATTTTCCGCCTTAGATGCCGTTACGCGTTTACAGCTACAACAACTGGCAGCACAGCTTTTAGCCGATAAAACAGTGCTGTTAATCACTCATGATCCGCAAGAAGCGATTCGCCTTGCTGATCAAATCTATATTCTTAAACATCAGCCGACTCAACTATCGGATGTAATTGAGCCGTTAAGCAAAGCCCCTCGTTTTAGTGCAAACACCGAACAATGGCAATTAGAACAACGCCTGTTGGATATGCTTTCTAACGATACTAAAGGGGGCAAAAATGTTTAA
- the thiS gene encoding sulfur carrier protein ThiS: protein MQIFINNQPLDVAENTSIQTALALSQANLQGVAVALNQQIVPKSEWQNYPLQEGAKLTVFKAIAGG, encoded by the coding sequence ATGCAAATTTTCATTAATAATCAACCGCTTGACGTAGCGGAAAATACGTCTATCCAAACGGCGTTAGCACTTTCGCAGGCTAATTTACAAGGTGTGGCGGTCGCATTAAATCAACAGATTGTACCGAAAAGCGAATGGCAAAATTATCCGTTGCAAGAAGGGGCGAAACTCACCGTATTTAAAGCGATAGCCGGTGGTTGA
- a CDS encoding DUF1007 family protein yields MKLIKFAFFCFISFVSTQVAAHPHSFLDLKNKILVEGTSLKGFQMEWTMDEIASAELIYEVKSSSDREATKKSITAEMVQTAIENHYFSYLYNAKDEPLKFTTKPSNTTFRIAGNKVIFYVTFYLSRPYDLKNNPVRFYTYEPSYYMAMEYNNKDDLTISNSVCKATLEQPKVNSQLRLYASSLDKTQIPDMPEGEDNTLGAQFAQKVVAVCE; encoded by the coding sequence ATGAAATTAATTAAATTTGCGTTTTTTTGTTTCATTTCATTTGTTTCTACACAAGTAGCGGCACATCCCCATTCCTTTCTTGACCTTAAAAATAAAATTCTAGTAGAGGGAACATCCCTGAAAGGTTTTCAAATGGAATGGACGATGGATGAAATTGCTTCGGCCGAATTGATTTATGAGGTGAAAAGCAGTTCGGATAGAGAAGCGACAAAGAAATCCATTACGGCGGAAATGGTACAAACGGCGATTGAAAACCACTATTTCAGTTATTTGTATAATGCCAAAGACGAACCGCTAAAATTTACGACAAAACCGTCAAATACGACCTTTAGAATAGCCGGAAATAAAGTCATTTTTTATGTTACCTTCTATTTAAGCCGTCCTTATGATTTAAAAAATAATCCGGTTCGTTTTTATACTTATGAACCGAGTTATTATATGGCGATGGAATATAATAACAAAGATGATTTAACTATCAGTAACTCGGTATGTAAAGCAACGCTTGAACAACCTAAAGTAAATAGCCAGTTACGTTTATATGCTTCAAGTTTGGATAAAACGCAAATACCGGATATGCCTGAAGGCGAAGATAACACGCTAGGTGCGCAATTTGCTCAGAAAGTGGTGGCGGTATGCGAATAA
- a CDS encoding HesA/MoeB/ThiF family protein, with translation MNLSDQDFLRYSRQILLEECGIEGQQKLAKSRVLVVGCGGLGSPVAQYLASAGVGKLYLADFDKVDLTNLQRQTLFGMKDLNKPKSEQARLNLQEINPSVEIVAVNKQLTADNLAYWVNKVDVVLDCSDNMATRHAVNKVCVENQIPLISGSAVGMDGQLLGVFPPYQHGCYACLFSDTEIGNLNCRTAGVLAPIVGIIGSLQALETLKFLLGLAVSCDGKFGVFDGRTLMWQQLEMVKDKHCRVCGRP, from the coding sequence ATGAATTTGTCTGATCAAGATTTCTTGCGTTATAGCCGCCAAATTCTATTAGAAGAGTGTGGTATCGAAGGGCAACAAAAGTTAGCCAAAAGTCGAGTATTGGTGGTGGGCTGCGGCGGACTAGGTTCGCCGGTTGCACAATATTTAGCGTCTGCCGGCGTTGGAAAACTTTACCTTGCCGACTTTGATAAGGTGGATTTAACCAACTTACAACGCCAAACGCTATTCGGTATGAAAGATTTGAATAAGCCGAAAAGTGAACAAGCTCGGCTAAATTTACAAGAGATTAATCCGTCCGTCGAAATTGTCGCCGTCAATAAGCAATTAACCGCAGACAATTTGGCGTATTGGGTGAATAAAGTCGATGTAGTGTTGGATTGTTCGGACAATATGGCAACACGTCACGCAGTCAATAAAGTTTGTGTCGAAAACCAAATTCCGCTGATTTCCGGTTCGGCGGTCGGTATGGACGGGCAGTTATTGGGCGTGTTTCCACCTTATCAACACGGCTGCTACGCCTGTCTATTTTCCGATACCGAGATTGGTAATCTGAATTGTCGAACTGCCGGTGTTTTAGCACCGATTGTCGGCATTATCGGCAGTTTACAAGCATTAGAAACGCTGAAGTTTTTACTGGGATTAGCGGTTTCTTGTGACGGAAAGTTCGGTGTTTTTGACGGAAGAACTTTGATGTGGCAGCAGCTTGAAATGGTAAAAGATAAACATTGCCGAGTATGCGGCAGACCATAA
- a CDS encoding alanine/glycine:cation symporter family protein, whose protein sequence is MDFIVSGFENVLTWIVNTIDGPLWDITILILLGTGLFFTITTGFVQLRLLPRSLREMWGGRSAEGDSLTPFQAFTTGLASRVGVGNIGGVATAIALGGPGAVFWMWVTALMGMSSAFAESSLAQLYKTRDPNGMFRGGPAYYITRGLKFKPMAIAFAVTLIFTFGFAFNAVQSNSIVAATSKAWEWDGQYIGLVLVIVTGIIISGGVKLIGQVSAKVVPMMALFYLIIAVIILGMNIERVPEVLGLIIDSAFDFSAAAGGMFGALVSKTMLMGIKRGLFSNEAGMGSAPNSAATSDAKHPASQGLIQMLGVFVDTIVVCTCTAIIILMSDNYGNETLKGVELTQTALQYHLGEFGVHFLAFILLLFCYTSIIGNYAYAETNIRYIKNKPWFVWAFRAVVLFFVYFGAVRDGGIVWAFADTVMASMAVINLIAILILAPIVWRLLKDYLRQLKAGQEPVFKIEEHQDLIHRGVDPLIWKSKED, encoded by the coding sequence ATGGATTTTATTGTTTCAGGTTTTGAAAATGTCCTGACGTGGATCGTGAATACGATTGACGGTCCGCTTTGGGATATTACTATTTTAATCCTTTTAGGAACCGGGTTATTTTTTACGATCACAACCGGCTTTGTACAACTTCGATTGCTACCGCGTAGCTTACGTGAAATGTGGGGCGGACGTTCGGCTGAAGGCGATTCTTTAACGCCTTTCCAAGCATTTACAACCGGCTTAGCCAGTCGTGTCGGTGTAGGTAATATCGGTGGCGTAGCAACGGCAATCGCATTAGGCGGTCCGGGGGCGGTATTCTGGATGTGGGTAACCGCATTAATGGGTATGAGTTCGGCGTTTGCGGAATCGTCACTTGCCCAGTTGTATAAAACACGTGATCCGAACGGTATGTTCCGAGGTGGTCCGGCATACTATATTACACGCGGTTTAAAATTTAAGCCTATGGCGATTGCGTTTGCGGTGACATTAATTTTTACCTTCGGTTTTGCGTTTAATGCGGTGCAATCCAACTCGATTGTGGCGGCAACCAGTAAAGCATGGGAATGGGACGGGCAATATATCGGTTTGGTATTGGTGATTGTAACCGGTATTATTATTTCCGGCGGGGTAAAACTTATCGGACAAGTTTCTGCGAAAGTTGTACCGATGATGGCGTTATTTTATCTGATTATTGCCGTCATCATTTTAGGTATGAATATAGAACGAGTTCCTGAAGTTTTAGGGTTAATTATTGATAGTGCTTTTGATTTTTCTGCAGCGGCGGGCGGTATGTTCGGTGCTTTGGTTTCAAAAACAATGCTGATGGGGATTAAACGCGGTTTATTCTCAAACGAAGCGGGTATGGGTTCCGCACCGAATTCAGCGGCGACGTCCGATGCAAAACATCCGGCAAGCCAAGGTTTGATCCAAATGTTAGGCGTATTTGTCGATACGATAGTGGTGTGTACCTGTACGGCAATTATCATTTTAATGTCGGATAACTACGGTAATGAAACGTTAAAAGGGGTTGAATTAACCCAAACCGCTCTGCAATACCATTTAGGTGAGTTCGGTGTACATTTCTTAGCGTTTATTTTGTTATTATTCTGCTATACCTCAATTATTGGTAACTATGCTTATGCGGAAACCAATATTCGTTATATTAAAAATAAACCTTGGTTTGTTTGGGCTTTCCGTGCCGTCGTTCTATTCTTTGTTTATTTTGGCGCAGTGCGTGACGGCGGTATCGTTTGGGCGTTTGCCGATACGGTAATGGCATCTATGGCGGTGATTAACTTAATTGCAATCTTGATTCTTGCACCAATTGTATGGCGTTTATTGAAAGATTACCTTCGTCAGCTAAAAGCGGGACAAGAGCCGGTATTTAAGATTGAAGAACATCAAGATTTAATTCATCGCGGTGTAGATCCGTTAATTTGGAAGTCTAAAGAAGATTAA
- a CDS encoding ABC transporter substrate-binding protein, with protein MMKYVKKLAFLTACSLALQAHAGEKMTVLLDWFVNPDHAAIIVAQQKGYFKQNGLDVELVEPADPSMPPKLVAAGQADIAVDYQPQLQLQVDQGLPLVRFGTLVPTPLNSLIVLKNGSVKSIADLKGKKIGYSVSGFEDALLNTMLADSGLAAKDVELVNVNWSLSPSLISGQVDAIIGGFRNFELNQMQLEKQEGKAFFVEDFGVPVYEELILVAHKDKANDAKFSAFLTALEQATHYLKQSPDEAWQSFVSYKPKELDTALNRLAWRDTLPKLADEPRKLDREKYQKFGEFMQKNGLTKTVPELKTYTVELKP; from the coding sequence ATGATGAAATATGTAAAAAAATTGGCTTTTTTGACCGCTTGTAGCTTGGCATTACAAGCACACGCGGGCGAGAAAATGACCGTCTTATTAGATTGGTTCGTTAATCCTGATCACGCTGCGATTATTGTGGCGCAACAAAAAGGTTATTTTAAGCAAAATGGTTTGGATGTTGAACTTGTCGAGCCGGCGGATCCGTCTATGCCACCGAAACTGGTTGCCGCAGGGCAGGCGGATATTGCAGTGGATTATCAGCCGCAGTTACAGCTACAAGTTGATCAAGGGTTGCCATTAGTCCGTTTCGGTACACTAGTTCCCACACCGTTGAATAGCCTAATCGTTTTAAAAAACGGCTCGGTAAAAAGTATCGCCGATTTGAAAGGTAAGAAAATCGGTTATTCGGTAAGCGGGTTTGAAGATGCGTTGCTGAATACCATGTTAGCCGATTCGGGTTTAGCGGCTAAAGATGTGGAACTGGTTAATGTCAATTGGTCACTTTCTCCCAGTCTGATTAGCGGGCAGGTTGATGCGATTATCGGCGGTTTTCGCAATTTTGAATTAAATCAGATGCAATTAGAAAAACAGGAAGGTAAAGCGTTCTTTGTGGAAGATTTCGGCGTGCCGGTTTATGAAGAATTAATTCTTGTCGCTCATAAAGATAAAGCGAACGATGCAAAATTTTCTGCATTTTTGACCGCTTTAGAACAGGCAACGCATTATTTAAAACAGTCGCCGGATGAAGCGTGGCAGAGCTTCGTCAGCTATAAGCCAAAGGAATTAGATACAGCGTTAAATCGTCTTGCATGGCGTGATACGTTGCCGAAATTAGCAGATGAACCACGTAAATTAGATCGTGAAAAATATCAAAAATTCGGTGAGTTTATGCAAAAGAACGGTTTGACGAAAACTGTACCGGAGTTAAAAACATATACGGTTGAATTGAAACCATAG
- a CDS encoding ABC transporter permease: MFKRLLKISGLSLLLILLWQLTVMGFALPYYMLPTPLTVFEQIVNQFPLLWQHSQITFIEIITGLSLGFLLGVMSALLLSLSKWLNGFLLPLLVIFQAIPVFAIAPLLVLWLGYGMASKIAMTILIIYFPVTAACYDGLRNTPKAYLELAKTLEIKPLAILLRVRLPAALPALASGLRIAVSVAPIGAVVGEWVGSSQGLGYLMLHANARMQTDLLFAALTILLLMTLCLYFVTDRLLRRWLPWVQYMR; the protein is encoded by the coding sequence ATGTTTAAACGCTTACTCAAAATAAGTGGTTTGAGCTTATTGCTGATTCTCTTATGGCAATTAACTGTGATGGGGTTTGCGTTACCGTATTATATGTTGCCGACACCACTCACCGTTTTTGAGCAAATCGTCAATCAATTTCCGCTACTTTGGCAGCATAGCCAAATTACCTTTATTGAAATTATTACCGGCCTAAGTCTGGGTTTCTTGCTTGGAGTAATGTCTGCCTTATTACTTTCGCTTTCTAAGTGGTTAAACGGTTTTTTATTGCCGTTATTAGTGATTTTTCAAGCCATTCCGGTCTTTGCGATTGCACCTTTATTAGTGCTTTGGCTCGGATACGGTATGGCTTCCAAGATTGCGATGACCATTTTGATCATTTACTTTCCGGTTACGGCAGCCTGTTATGACGGACTGCGCAATACGCCCAAAGCCTATTTGGAATTGGCAAAAACCTTAGAAATTAAACCGCTTGCCATATTACTTCGGGTACGTCTGCCGGCAGCATTACCGGCATTAGCTTCCGGATTACGAATTGCAGTTTCGGTCGCCCCTATCGGAGCAGTTGTCGGGGAATGGGTCGGATCTTCACAGGGGCTAGGTTATTTAATGTTACACGCCAATGCTCGAATGCAAACCGATTTATTATTTGCTGCTTTAACCATTTTATTACTGATGACGCTTTGCTTGTATTTTGTGACTGATAGGCTGCTACGCCGTTGGCTGCCGTGGGTTCAATATATGCGATAG
- a CDS encoding thiazole synthase, whose amino-acid sequence MTDLLKIGDTEFHSRLFTGTGKFSNPKVMQQSIVASGSQLATMAMKRVDLAQEQDDILTPLIQSGVKLLPNTSGAKTAEEAVFAAKLAREALQTNWIKLEIHPDVRYLLPDPIETLKGAEMLVKEGFIVLPYCGADPVLCKRLEEVGCAAVMPLGAPIGTNQGLKTQDFLRIIIEQSRVPVVVDAGIGAPSHAAQAMEMGADAVLVNTAMAVARDPIQVAQAFKLAVDAGRLGYLAGLGKVSQTAQATSPLTGFLG is encoded by the coding sequence ATGACAGATCTTCTTAAAATTGGTGATACCGAATTTCACTCCCGTCTTTTTACCGGTACGGGCAAATTTTCAAACCCTAAAGTGATGCAACAAAGTATTGTCGCATCAGGTTCCCAGCTTGCAACAATGGCGATGAAACGTGTGGATTTAGCACAGGAACAAGACGATATTTTAACGCCGTTGATTCAGAGTGGGGTAAAACTGTTACCGAACACCTCGGGAGCGAAAACGGCGGAAGAAGCGGTCTTTGCGGCAAAACTGGCACGCGAAGCACTACAAACGAACTGGATAAAACTTGAAATTCACCCGGATGTTCGTTATTTGCTGCCGGATCCGATTGAAACACTAAAAGGGGCGGAAATGTTAGTCAAAGAAGGCTTTATCGTATTGCCTTATTGCGGTGCGGATCCGGTGTTATGTAAACGCTTGGAAGAAGTCGGTTGTGCGGCGGTAATGCCATTAGGTGCGCCGATTGGTACCAATCAAGGGCTAAAAACGCAAGATTTCTTACGCATTATTATTGAACAAAGCCGAGTACCTGTGGTGGTTGATGCCGGTATCGGTGCTCCGAGCCATGCCGCACAAGCGATGGAAATGGGCGCAGATGCGGTATTAGTCAATACGGCAATGGCGGTAGCTCGTGATCCGATTCAAGTTGCACAAGCCTTTAAATTAGCGGTGGATGCCGGTCGTTTAGGTTATTTAGCCGGGTTAGGCAAAGTGAGCCAAACCGCACAGGCAACCAGTCCATTAACCGGCTTTTTAGGCTAG
- a CDS encoding nickel/cobalt transporter, producing MRIKHIIGIAVGFLLFFAIYNNYSLFLFKVMEWQKSFNQQLSAALTGLSENRQQAGITLIIISFLYGVFHAVGPGHGKFILTSYLSLEKTKLNQAMKISLLSALAQGLVAIVLVSIIVVAFTLSRSYFNLTLKWVERGSFVLMILFGVYWCYQAVKAFKRKSVTVPKIHKISVISLQKNNKITPLIKPQSHLHTENCGCGHQHLPSSTQIHQAKDWKAQAMIILSIGARPCSGAILVLFLAYTLDIYVWGMLSALAMAIGTGMTLTLFAWLVILARNKAIRLSMWYISEQTGQHMVLVLKILAGMVLIIFGTTLFHSSFIDTFSGNGLFKR from the coding sequence ATGCGAATAAAACATATCATCGGGATAGCGGTCGGTTTTCTGTTATTTTTCGCTATTTATAATAATTATTCCTTATTTCTGTTCAAAGTGATGGAATGGCAGAAAAGTTTCAATCAGCAGCTTTCCGCCGCACTTACAGGTCTGAGTGAAAATCGTCAGCAGGCCGGTATTACCTTAATTATCATCAGTTTTTTATACGGTGTATTTCATGCGGTCGGGCCGGGGCATGGTAAATTTATTTTAACCAGCTATTTATCTCTGGAAAAAACCAAATTAAATCAGGCAATGAAGATCAGCCTTCTATCCGCTTTGGCGCAAGGTTTGGTGGCGATTGTGCTTGTTTCGATTATTGTTGTGGCTTTTACCCTTTCTCGCAGCTATTTCAATCTCACCTTAAAATGGGTGGAACGAGGCAGCTTCGTTTTAATGATCTTATTTGGCGTCTATTGGTGTTATCAGGCGGTTAAAGCGTTTAAGCGCAAATCCGTTACCGTTCCTAAAATTCATAAAATCTCTGTAATAAGTTTGCAAAAAAATAACAAAATTACACCGCTTATCAAGCCTCAATCTCATTTACATACGGAAAATTGCGGTTGCGGACATCAACATTTACCGTCTTCAACCCAAATACATCAAGCAAAAGATTGGAAAGCGCAAGCGATGATTATTTTGAGTATCGGAGCCAGACCGTGTTCCGGTGCGATTCTTGTCCTCTTTTTAGCTTATACGTTAGATATTTACGTATGGGGAATGTTATCCGCATTAGCTATGGCGATAGGCACGGGAATGACATTAACGCTCTTTGCATGGCTAGTGATCCTTGCGCGTAATAAAGCTATTCGTTTAAGTATGTGGTACATTTCCGAGCAAACCGGTCAGCATATGGTATTAGTGTTGAAAATTCTTGCCGGTATGGTATTAATTATCTTTGGTACGACGTTATTCCATAGTAGCTTTATTGATACTTTTAGCGGAAACGGATTATTTAAACGATAA
- the rplY gene encoding 50S ribosomal protein L25 has product MSFKFEAEVRSAQGKGASRRLRHNGQVPAIIYGGNAEPVSIILDHDKVNNAQAHDAFYNEVLTIVVAGKEEQVKVQAIQRHPTKPKLVHLDFKRA; this is encoded by the coding sequence ATGTCATTCAAATTTGAAGCTGAAGTTCGTTCTGCGCAAGGTAAGGGTGCGAGCCGCCGCCTGCGTCACAATGGTCAAGTTCCTGCGATCATCTACGGTGGTAACGCAGAGCCTGTATCAATCATCTTAGATCACGATAAAGTGAACAACGCACAAGCACACGATGCGTTCTATAACGAAGTATTAACTATCGTTGTAGCGGGTAAAGAAGAGCAAGTTAAAGTACAAGCGATTCAACGTCACCCGACCAAACCAAAATTAGTTCACTTAGACTTCAAACGCGCTTAA
- the thiD gene encoding bifunctional hydroxymethylpyrimidine kinase/phosphomethylpyrimidine kinase — translation MEKIAQALTIAGSDSGGGAGIQADLKTFQMRGVFGTSVLTAITAQNTLGVFDIHSVPLSTIESQLKAIAEDFQISAFKIGMLGTTEVIECVANALRQYNFGKLVLDPVMIAKGGAPLLQQNAINALKTYLLPLASVITPNLPEAEALTGVKIIDDATAYQAAKKLQDLGVKTVVIKGGHLADSQSTHCRDWVFTPTEHFTLECPRFPTRHTHGTGCTFSACITAELAKGQAVENAIKVAKAYISAAISHPLNIGHGHGPTNHWAYQELSK, via the coding sequence ATGGAAAAGATAGCACAGGCTTTAACCATCGCCGGTTCGGATAGCGGCGGTGGCGCAGGGATTCAGGCGGATCTGAAAACATTCCAAATGCGAGGCGTTTTCGGCACTTCGGTACTTACCGCAATTACCGCTCAAAATACGTTGGGCGTTTTTGATATTCATAGCGTGCCGCTCAGTACGATTGAATCGCAACTTAAAGCAATCGCAGAAGATTTTCAGATCTCAGCCTTTAAAATCGGAATGTTAGGTACGACGGAAGTGATTGAATGTGTGGCAAATGCGTTACGTCAGTATAATTTTGGTAAATTGGTACTTGATCCGGTCATGATCGCCAAAGGTGGTGCGCCGTTATTGCAACAAAATGCGATTAATGCCTTAAAAACGTATTTATTACCGTTAGCGAGTGTGATTACGCCGAATCTACCCGAAGCGGAAGCATTAACCGGTGTAAAAATTATTGATGATGCGACCGCTTATCAGGCGGCAAAAAAATTGCAAGATTTAGGTGTTAAGACGGTAGTGATTAAGGGCGGGCATTTAGCCGATTCGCAAAGTACGCATTGCCGTGATTGGGTATTTACCCCAACGGAACATTTTACGTTGGAATGTCCACGTTTCCCGACCCGTCATACGCACGGCACCGGCTGTACGTTTTCCGCTTGTATTACCGCAGAATTAGCCAAAGGACAAGCGGTAGAAAATGCGATAAAAGTTGCAAAAGCCTATATCAGTGCGGCAATTTCGCATCCGCTGAATATCGGGCATGGACACGGTCCGACAAACCATTGGGCGTATCAGGAACTGTCAAAATAA
- the tenA gene encoding thiaminase II: protein MVRKGEKMTAIQQFIQNAEPYWTAYTEHLFVQKMADGSLPKSCFQHYLKQDYLYLYQYCRALSLGIYKAENFEQMRYALEATQAILNEVELHLQFCREWGIEEQEVRKTPESSACVAYTRYVLDCGMRGGLAELFTAIAPCAIGYAEIGKKLADIAVENTPYQVWIDTYAAPEYQAAVAKLADYLNQLCENLPAEHLAKLQEIFTTATRMEISFWQMGLDQAM, encoded by the coding sequence ATGGTTAGAAAAGGAGAAAAAATGACCGCTATTCAACAATTTATCCAAAATGCAGAACCTTATTGGACAGCATATACCGAACATCTTTTTGTACAAAAAATGGCGGACGGCAGCTTGCCGAAAAGTTGTTTTCAGCATTATTTGAAACAAGATTATCTGTATCTTTATCAATATTGTCGGGCATTATCGCTTGGTATTTATAAAGCGGAAAATTTTGAGCAAATGCGTTATGCGCTAGAGGCAACGCAAGCTATTTTGAATGAAGTGGAATTGCATTTGCAGTTTTGTCGTGAATGGGGCATTGAGGAACAAGAAGTACGTAAAACGCCGGAAAGTTCGGCTTGTGTTGCTTATACACGGTATGTACTCGATTGCGGTATGCGAGGCGGATTAGCCGAATTGTTTACAGCGATAGCACCTTGTGCAATCGGCTATGCGGAAATCGGTAAAAAGTTAGCCGACATTGCGGTAGAAAATACGCCGTATCAGGTATGGATTGATACCTATGCGGCTCCCGAATACCAAGCGGCAGTGGCAAAACTGGCTGATTATCTTAATCAGTTATGTGAAAACTTACCGGCAGAACATCTTGCAAAACTACAAGAGATATTTACCACCGCAACACGTATGGAAATTTCATTTTGGCAAATGGGGCTTGATCAAGCCATGTAG
- the thiH gene encoding 2-iminoacetate synthase ThiH has translation MKTNQFSHFSDYWQTLDWAHFALSLRAKTAMDVENALQTSNRDLNDFMALISPAAEAYLEPMAQLAQQLTRQRFGNTVGFYLPLYLSNVCTNDCTYCGFSMSNRIKRKILDEQEILKEIKAIKSMGYEHLLLVTGEHEAKVGMAYFREKLKLIRPHFSALFMEVQPLQSEEYAELKTLGLDGVLVYQETYNAAEYAKHHLRGQKQDFIYRLDSQDRLGQAGIDKIGLGALIGLSNDWRTDIYFVGEHLNYLQNKYWQSRYSISFPRLRPCVGGLQPASQMSDKQLLQIICAFRICFPEVELSLSTRESANFRNNVIPIAINTISAGSKTQPGGYAEEDDKHLEQFSPDDERPPHIIAAELVKRGLQPVWKDWEPYLGRSLS, from the coding sequence ATGAAAACGAATCAGTTCTCGCATTTTAGCGATTATTGGCAGACATTGGATTGGGCGCATTTCGCTTTATCGTTAAGAGCGAAAACGGCTATGGATGTAGAGAATGCCTTGCAAACATCAAACCGAGATTTAAATGATTTTATGGCATTAATATCGCCGGCGGCGGAAGCCTATTTGGAACCGATGGCACAACTTGCACAGCAACTCACTCGTCAGCGTTTCGGTAATACGGTCGGTTTTTATTTGCCGCTTTATCTCTCTAATGTGTGTACCAATGACTGTACTTATTGCGGTTTTTCGATGAGTAATCGAATTAAACGTAAGATTCTGGATGAGCAAGAAATTCTCAAAGAAATCAAAGCGATTAAGTCTATGGGCTATGAGCATTTATTATTGGTGACCGGTGAACACGAAGCCAAAGTCGGTATGGCTTATTTTAGAGAAAAACTAAAGCTGATTCGTCCGCATTTTTCCGCATTATTCATGGAAGTACAGCCGCTTCAATCTGAGGAATATGCCGAGTTAAAAACGCTAGGCTTGGACGGCGTATTAGTTTATCAAGAAACCTATAATGCCGCCGAATATGCTAAACATCATTTACGTGGTCAGAAACAAGATTTTATTTATCGTTTGGACAGCCAAGACCGTTTAGGTCAAGCAGGCATTGATAAAATCGGTTTGGGTGCATTAATCGGGCTTTCAAACGACTGGCGTACTGATATTTACTTTGTCGGCGAGCATTTAAATTATCTGCAAAATAAATATTGGCAAAGCCGTTATTCAATCTCATTTCCTCGTTTACGACCTTGTGTCGGTGGCTTGCAGCCGGCTTCGCAAATGAGTGATAAGCAACTATTACAAATTATTTGTGCATTCCGCATCTGTTTCCCGGAAGTCGAACTCTCGCTTTCTACTCGTGAAAGTGCCAATTTCCGTAATAATGTGATTCCGATTGCGATTAATACGATCAGCGCAGGATCTAAAACACAGCCCGGTGGTTATGCAGAAGAAGATGATAAACATCTCGAACAATTTTCGCCGGACGATGAACGACCACCACATATTATTGCCGCAGAATTGGTTAAACGAGGATTACAACCGGTTTGGAAAGATTGGGAACCTTATTTAGGCAGATCATTATCTTAA